The DNA sequence AGGGCCGCGGCGAGCGGCTCGAGGATCGACGGCGGGGCGCCGTGCGGCAGGTTCATGATCGCGATGTCCGCGCCGGCCTCGCGGTAGGCGGCGACGAGCTCGAGCATCGGGCCGAACTCGCCGTCGGCGGGCACCATGATGTTCGCCGAGCAGTCGATCGTCGCCGGGTCCCGGCCGATCGCCTCACAGTGCTCGACCAGCACCTTCTTGAGCGAGGCCCACTGCTCGGGGGTCTGGGTGATCGCGTTCCACTGCTTGGCCCACTTGGCCGCGGCGAGCAGGGTGCGCTTGGGCCCGCGGCCGCCGATCGTGATCGGCACCGGCTGCTGCACCGGCTTGGGCTCGCAGCGGGCGTTGGTGAGCGTGAAGAAGGTGCCCTTGAAGTCGGTGTACTCGTTGTCGAGCAGGCTCCGCACGATCTGCACGCCCTCCTCGAAGCGGTCGAACCGCTCCTTCAGCGGCGGCAGCGGGATGCCGTACGCGTCGCACTCGGGCTGGAACCACCCGGCGCCGAGGCCGAGCTCGAGGCGGCCGTTGCTGATGATGTCGACGGTGGCGGCCATGTTCGCGAGCACCGCCGGGTGCCGGTAGATCATGCCGGTCACCTGGACGCCGACCCGGATGCGCTTGGTCGCCTGGGCGAGCGCGGCGAGCGAGGTCCAGCCCTCCAGGTTGGGCCCGTTGATGTCGCCGGTGAGCGGATAGAAGTGGTCCCAGTTCCAGGCGCTCTCGAAGATGGGGATGTCGTCGGCCGCGACCCACACGTCGAGGATTTGCTTCCAGGTCTGGTGCTCGGGGCGCGTCTTGATGCCGAACCGCATGCGGGGACCTTCCTGTCGTATGGAAACCACCTGAGCCCGGCAGGGCCCGGACGCTCGGTGACGTCCGGGCCCGCCAGGCTCACGCGCGGATGTTTCGCGTTGGTATGTACCGGGTCGTACCCGTGCTGACTACTCCTGCCCCTCGAGCTGCTTCTCCAGCTCGCCGAGCACCTGGTAGCAGGGAAGCACCTGGGAGACCGACGCGTTGGGCTCGCGGCCCTCCCGGATCGCGGCGATGAACTCGCGGTCCTGGAGCTCGACGCCGTTGGTGGAGACGGCGACCTTCGACACGTCGACCACCTCGTCCCGGCCGGTGACCAGGTCGTCGTACCGGGCGATGTAGGTGCCGTTGTCGCAGATGTAGCGGAAGAACGTGCCGAGCGGGCCGTCGTTGTTGAAGCTCAGCGACAGCGTGCAGATCTTGCCGGTCTCGCTGCGCAGCTGGATCGACATGTCCATCGCGATGCCGAGCTCGGGGTGCTTGGGGCCCTGGATCGCGTTCGCGATGGTGACCTTCTCCCCGGTCTGGTACTGGAACAGGTCGACCGTGTGCGCCGCGTGGTGCCACAGCAGGTGGTCGGTCCAGCTCCGCGGCTGGCCGAGCGCGTTCATGTTGGTGCGGCGGAAGAAGTACGTCTGCACGTTGAGCTGCTGGATGGACAGCTCACCGGCGAGGATGCGCTGCCGGATCCACTGGTGGGACGGGTTGAACCGCCGGGTGTGGCCGACCATGCAGACCAGCCCGGTCTCCTTCTGGACCCGCTCCACCTCCTGGGCGTCGGCCCACGAGTCCGCCAGCGGGATCTCCACCTGGACGTGCTTGCCGGCCCGCATCGCCGCGATCGCCTGCGAGGCGTGGAGCTGGGTCGGCGTACAGAGGATCACGGCGTCGACGTCGTCGCGGGCGAGCACCTCGTCGAGATCGGTCGAGGCGTGCGGCACGCCGTACTTCTCGGCCACCTCCCGGGCCTGCTCGATGCGGCGGCTGACGATGGAGGTGACGGTCACGTCCTCGATGTTCTTGAGGGCGTCGAGGTGCTTGATGCCGAACGCGCCGGCTCCGGCGAGTGCGATACGCATATGGAGAGTCTTCCTTCGGGCTCGTGAAACGGTCAGGACCGCGTCGCGGCGGCCGGGTGACCGTCGCGACGCGGTCGACGTACGGGCTGGTCGGTTGTCAAGCGAACTCGGTACGGCGGGGCCGGTGAGGAGGCCCCGCCGCGAACTGTGTCACCGATCAGGCGGCGGGCTCCCAGACCAGGTGGCCGACGGCGGTGTTGCTCGCGGGCACGTGGTAGAAGCGGTGCAGCTCGCGCACCTTGTCGCCGAGCGCGCCCCGCATGATCAGCCACATGATCAGCTCGATGCCCTCGGCCCCGGCCTCGCGCAGGTACTCGATGTGCGGCACCTTCGCCAGGTCCTCGGGGTCGTTGAGCAGCCGCTCGATGAAGGCGTGGTCCCACTCCTTGTTGATGAGACCGGCCCGGGCGCCCTGGATCTGGTGGCTCATGCCACCGGTACCCCAGACCTGCACCGACAGGTCCTCGGGGAAGCTCTCGACGGCGCGGCGGATCGCCTTGCCGAGGTTGAGGCAGCGGTTACCGGTCGGCTGCGGGTAGGTCACCACGTTGACCGCGATCGGGATCACCTTCGTCGGCCACTTGTCGACCTGGCCGTACACCAGGGAGAGCGGCACGGTCAGGCCGTGGTCGACCTCGAGCTCGTTCATCATCGTGATGTCGAACTCGTCGAGGATCAGCGACTGGGCGATGTGGATCGCCAGGTCGGGGTGACCCTCCACGACCGGGACCGGCCGCGGCCCGTAGCCCTCGTCACAGGGCTGGAACTGGTCCGCGATGCCGATCGCGAACGTGGGGATCATCTTCAGCGACATCGCCGAGCCGTGGTCGTTGTAGCAGAGCACGACCACGTCCGGCGGGTTCTCCTTGGCCCACTGCCGGGTCCACTCGTACCCGGCGAAGACCGGCTTCCAGTAGTCCTCCTCGGTCTTGCCGAGGTCCATCGCGGCGCCGATCGCGGGAACGTGGCTGGTGGTGACGCCGGCGGTGATACGAGCCATTTCTCAGATCCCCTTGCTCTTGGAACGCCAACCCTCGATGTTGCGGCCGCCGGCCAGCATCATCTTCTGGTACTCCTCGACCGACATGCCGGTCATGGTGCTCACGGCCTGCACGTAGCTGAGGCCGTCGCTGGCGAACAGCTTCGCCAGGAAGTAGATGTTGCCCCCGAGCTCGAGGAGCCTGCTGTAGTCGCGGTCGAGGACCGCCTGCTTCTGCTCCTCGGTCATCGGCCACTCGTCGAGGTACGCCCGCTCGTTCGCCTTGAACCGCTCACGGTTCTCGGCCTTCATCAGGCTCATGCAGAACTCGTTGAGGTGGTACCCCTTGCGGGCGCGGTCCGCGGTGAAGATCGTCGTCCCGGGGATGTCATCGATTTCGGAGTAGTCGATCATCTAACTCTCCCAGTACAGGCGGGTCGGGTTGTCGACCAGGAGCTTCCGCCGCAGCTCCTCGGTCGGCGCGATATGCGGGATGACATCGACCAGGTGGCCGTCATCGGGCATATGGCTCTTCATGTTGGGGTGGGGCCAGTCGGTGCCCCACAGCACCCGGTCGGGGAACCGCTCCACGACCGTGCGGGCGAAGGGCCGCACGTCGGAGTAGTGCGGCGGCCCTTCCTTGGAGAGGCGTTCGGGGCAGCTCACCTTGCTCCACACGTTCGGGTTCTCGTCCATGAACCGGAGGAACAGGCCGAACTCCTCGCCGTCCACCGGCTTGGTCACGTCCGGCCGACCCATGTGATCGACGACCACGGTGACCGGAAGCGACGTGAACAGGTCCCACCGCTCGGCCAGGTCGGCGGGCTCGAAGTAGATGACCACGTGCCAGCCGAGCGGGGCGATGCGGTCGACGATGCGGCGGTAGTAGTCGTCCGGCTTGGGGTCGACGAGCCGCTTGACGAAGTTGAACCGCACGCCGCGCACGCCCGCCTCGTGCATCTCGGCGAGCTCGGCGTCCGATACCTCGGGGCGGACCGTGGCCACGCCGCGCGCGGTGTCGTTCGAGGAGCGCAGCGCGTCGACCATCGCCGAGTTGTCCGCGCCGTGGCAGGTGGCCTGGACGATCACGCAGCGCTCGAAGCCGAGGAACTCACGGAGCTTGAACAGCTCCTCCTTGCCCGCGTCGACCGGGGTGTACTTGCGCTCCGGCGCGTACGGGAACACGTCGCCGGGCCCGAACACGTGGCAGTGGGCGTCCACCGCCCCCGGCGGCGGGGTGTATGTCGGCTTCGTCGGGTTCGGGTGGTAGGGAAGCCAGTCCGGGTCGGGGGTGAACTTCGGCATCGTCACCGCCCCCGTGCCTTCAGCGCCGCGTCGAGGCGCGGGTAGACGCGGCGGGCGTTGCCGCTGAACACCTGCTCCCGCTGCTCCTCGGTGAGGTCGAGCTTGTCGATGTACCGCTTGGTGTCGTCGAAGTAGTGCCCGGTGCGCGGGTCGATGCCGCGGACCGCGCCGACCATCTCCGACCCGAACAGGATGTTGTCCAGGTCGATCACCTCGAACAGCAGGTCGATGCCGGGCTGGTGGTAGACGCAGGTGTCGAAGAACACGTTCTTCATCACGTGCTCCTCGAGCGGCGGCTTCTTGAGCATGTCCGCCAGCCCGCGGTACCGGCCCCAGTGGTACGGCACGGCCCCGCCGCCGTGCGGGATGATCAGCTTCAGGTCGGGGAAGTCGGCGAACAGGTCGCCCTGGATGAGCTGCATGAACGCCGTGGTGTCGGCGTTGATGTAGTGCGCCCCGGTGGCGTGGAACACCGGCGTGCAGGTCGAGGAGACGTGCACCATGGCGGGCACCTGCAGCTCGACCATCGCCTCGTACAGCGGGTACCAGTACCGGTCGGTGAGCGGGGGCGAGTCCCACTTGCCGCCGCTGGGGTCGGGGTTGAGGTTGCACCCGATGAACCCCATGTCGACGCAGCGGCGCAGCTCGGCGATGGCGGCGTCGAGCGGCTCGCCCGCGGTCTGCGGGAGCATGCAGACGCCGATGAAGTTGTCCGGGAAGAGCTCCACCACGCGGGCGATCAGG is a window from the Thermopolyspora flexuosa genome containing:
- a CDS encoding TIGR03560 family F420-dependent LLM class oxidoreductase produces the protein MRFGIKTRPEHQTWKQILDVWVAADDIPIFESAWNWDHFYPLTGDINGPNLEGWTSLAALAQATKRIRVGVQVTGMIYRHPAVLANMAATVDIISNGRLELGLGAGWFQPECDAYGIPLPPLKERFDRFEEGVQIVRSLLDNEYTDFKGTFFTLTNARCEPKPVQQPVPITIGGRGPKRTLLAAAKWAKQWNAITQTPEQWASLKKVLVEHCEAIGRDPATIDCSANIMVPADGEFGPMLELVAAYREAGADIAIMNLPHGAPPSILEPLAAALEDYR
- a CDS encoding Gfo/Idh/MocA family oxidoreductase; the protein is MRIALAGAGAFGIKHLDALKNIEDVTVTSIVSRRIEQAREVAEKYGVPHASTDLDEVLARDDVDAVILCTPTQLHASQAIAAMRAGKHVQVEIPLADSWADAQEVERVQKETGLVCMVGHTRRFNPSHQWIRQRILAGELSIQQLNVQTYFFRRTNMNALGQPRSWTDHLLWHHAAHTVDLFQYQTGEKVTIANAIQGPKHPELGIAMDMSIQLRSETGKICTLSLSFNNDGPLGTFFRYICDNGTYIARYDDLVTGRDEVVDVSKVAVSTNGVELQDREFIAAIREGREPNASVSQVLPCYQVLGELEKQLEGQE
- a CDS encoding class III extradiol dioxygenase subunit beta, giving the protein MARITAGVTTSHVPAIGAAMDLGKTEEDYWKPVFAGYEWTRQWAKENPPDVVVLCYNDHGSAMSLKMIPTFAIGIADQFQPCDEGYGPRPVPVVEGHPDLAIHIAQSLILDEFDITMMNELEVDHGLTVPLSLVYGQVDKWPTKVIPIAVNVVTYPQPTGNRCLNLGKAIRRAVESFPEDLSVQVWGTGGMSHQIQGARAGLINKEWDHAFIERLLNDPEDLAKVPHIEYLREAGAEGIELIMWLIMRGALGDKVRELHRFYHVPASNTAVGHLVWEPAA
- the ligA gene encoding protocatechuate 4,5-dioxygenase subunit alpha, which translates into the protein MIDYSEIDDIPGTTIFTADRARKGYHLNEFCMSLMKAENRERFKANERAYLDEWPMTEEQKQAVLDRDYSRLLELGGNIYFLAKLFASDGLSYVQAVSTMTGMSVEEYQKMMLAGGRNIEGWRSKSKGI
- a CDS encoding amidohydrolase family protein, giving the protein MPKFTPDPDWLPYHPNPTKPTYTPPPGAVDAHCHVFGPGDVFPYAPERKYTPVDAGKEELFKLREFLGFERCVIVQATCHGADNSAMVDALRSSNDTARGVATVRPEVSDAELAEMHEAGVRGVRFNFVKRLVDPKPDDYYRRIVDRIAPLGWHVVIYFEPADLAERWDLFTSLPVTVVVDHMGRPDVTKPVDGEEFGLFLRFMDENPNVWSKVSCPERLSKEGPPHYSDVRPFARTVVERFPDRVLWGTDWPHPNMKSHMPDDGHLVDVIPHIAPTEELRRKLLVDNPTRLYWES
- a CDS encoding amidohydrolase family protein; this encodes MIIDCHGHYTTAPAAHTEWRESQLEAWLAGKPAPPYPSISDDEIRETIEKNQLRLLRERGADMTIFSPRASAMAHHRGDLKVGIEWARACNDLIARVVELFPDNFIGVCMLPQTAGEPLDAAIAELRRCVDMGFIGCNLNPDPSGGKWDSPPLTDRYWYPLYEAMVELQVPAMVHVSSTCTPVFHATGAHYINADTTAFMQLIQGDLFADFPDLKLIIPHGGGAVPYHWGRYRGLADMLKKPPLEEHVMKNVFFDTCVYHQPGIDLLFEVIDLDNILFGSEMVGAVRGIDPRTGHYFDDTKRYIDKLDLTEEQREQVFSGNARRVYPRLDAALKARGR